One part of the Streptomyces sp. NBC_00286 genome encodes these proteins:
- a CDS encoding GNAT family N-acetyltransferase: MAVEVSDVPEAKRYEARAEGESKVAGIADYIRTTELVAFVHTEVSPEYEGRGVGAALARTALDEARAANLRVLATCPFFAGWIARHPEYQDLLYQSRSSVSD; the protein is encoded by the coding sequence GTGGCAGTGGAAGTGAGTGACGTTCCCGAAGCCAAGCGGTACGAAGCCCGGGCCGAGGGAGAGTCCAAGGTCGCGGGCATCGCGGATTACATCCGTACGACGGAACTCGTCGCGTTCGTGCATACCGAGGTCTCGCCGGAGTACGAGGGCAGGGGGGTTGGGGCGGCGCTGGCGCGCACCGCCCTCGACGAGGCGCGCGCCGCGAACCTGCGGGTGCTGGCGACCTGTCCGTTCTTCGCGGGGTGGATCGCCCGGCACCCCGAGTACCAGGACCTGCTGTATCAGTCCCGCAGCAGCGTCAGCGACTGA
- a CDS encoding LysR family transcriptional regulator, which yields MDVSPRVLRYFMAVAEELHFGRAAMRLYISQPSLSHQIRKLEETLETPLFVRSSRRVQLTAAGRTLAHEAPIALAALEQAVQLTRRAGSGIATTIRVGYTPVTSFGTLTVLLDALQEDHPDFTIDPREFYSAEIPERLCAGDLDIGLALSPQPLDGVNGEILREEPVSALLSTHHRLAAAPTIPVKDLRDETLQLFPRRLAPAYYDSIVAACHEAGFSPEICAFEDPPVNAMLARLSSRREVGLAPTSFAEHAAKASTGIVRRDVVDPSIVAELSVLWPANDPSPAIASVLATARRCAEHNGWLRSPIT from the coding sequence ATGGATGTCAGCCCCCGCGTCCTCCGCTACTTCATGGCCGTAGCCGAGGAACTCCACTTCGGCCGCGCAGCCATGCGTCTCTACATCTCCCAGCCGTCCCTGAGTCATCAGATCCGCAAGCTTGAGGAGACCCTCGAAACCCCGCTCTTCGTGCGTTCGAGCCGTCGGGTGCAGCTCACCGCCGCGGGCCGGACGCTGGCTCACGAGGCACCAATCGCGCTGGCCGCGCTGGAACAAGCCGTGCAGCTCACCCGGCGGGCCGGGTCAGGCATTGCGACGACGATTCGGGTGGGCTATACGCCGGTCACGAGCTTCGGCACGCTCACGGTGCTTCTGGATGCTCTCCAGGAAGACCACCCCGACTTCACGATCGACCCTCGAGAGTTCTACAGCGCCGAGATTCCCGAACGGCTCTGTGCCGGCGACCTGGACATCGGTCTCGCCCTCTCACCGCAGCCGCTCGACGGGGTGAATGGCGAGATTCTCCGTGAAGAGCCCGTTTCCGCGCTCCTCAGCACTCACCACCGCCTCGCTGCCGCACCGACGATCCCGGTGAAGGACCTCCGCGACGAGACGCTGCAGCTGTTCCCTCGCCGTCTCGCCCCGGCGTACTACGACAGCATCGTCGCCGCGTGCCACGAAGCAGGCTTCTCACCCGAGATCTGCGCGTTCGAGGATCCGCCAGTAAACGCCATGCTCGCCAGGCTCTCCAGCAGACGCGAGGTCGGCTTAGCCCCTACATCGTTCGCTGAGCACGCCGCGAAGGCCAGCACCGGCATCGTTCGTCGCGATGTGGTCGATCCGTCGATCGTGGCAGAACTCTCGGTGCTGTGGCCCGCGAACGATCCGTCGCCCGCCATTGCGAGCGTCCTCGCCACCGCCCGACGATGCGCTGAACACAATGGATGGCTACGCAGCCCCATCACATAG
- a CDS encoding (4Fe-4S)-binding protein: MSNETEKKAYKGKSITVTFEARRCLHAAECVHGLPEVFAPGERPWIRPDGAEAERLAEVVRRCPSGALQYELVD, translated from the coding sequence ATGAGCAACGAAACCGAGAAGAAGGCGTACAAGGGCAAGTCGATCACCGTGACCTTCGAGGCCAGGCGCTGCCTGCACGCCGCCGAATGCGTCCACGGTTTGCCGGAGGTCTTCGCCCCGGGTGAGCGCCCGTGGATCCGGCCGGACGGCGCCGAGGCCGAGCGCCTGGCCGAAGTGGTGCGGCGCTGTCCCTCGGGTGCGCTGCAGTACGAACTCGTGGACTGA
- a CDS encoding GNAT family N-acetyltransferase, with translation MESGVIDLRHFHQGDLPEGFKQMLVDVHADAYADQMDDPFHQRFPWFVDHWSAMEGFSCVVAYEGDEPAGFAYGAPLTPGREWWRPTGYEPSDGYTSTYAVSEVMVRPQWRKQGISERLHEALLKERAEDLAVLLVDVTHPKVQSLYETWGYRQVGEQQPFADSPVYAVMIRNLRG, from the coding sequence ATGGAGTCGGGTGTGATCGACCTACGTCACTTCCACCAGGGGGACCTCCCCGAGGGCTTCAAGCAAATGCTGGTCGATGTGCACGCCGATGCGTACGCCGACCAGATGGACGACCCCTTCCACCAGCGTTTTCCATGGTTCGTCGACCACTGGTCAGCGATGGAAGGCTTCTCGTGCGTTGTCGCCTACGAGGGAGACGAACCGGCCGGGTTCGCGTATGGGGCTCCGCTCACGCCTGGTCGCGAATGGTGGCGTCCCACGGGCTACGAGCCGAGCGACGGCTACACCTCCACCTACGCCGTGTCCGAGGTGATGGTTCGCCCGCAATGGCGGAAGCAGGGAATTTCCGAGCGGCTTCATGAAGCTCTGCTCAAGGAACGCGCGGAAGACCTTGCTGTGCTGCTGGTCGACGTGACTCATCCCAAGGTGCAGTCCCTGTACGAGACTTGGGGATACCGCCAGGTTGGTGAGCAACAGCCGTTCGCCGATTCGCCGGTGTACGCGGTGATGATCAGGAACCTTCGGGGCTGA
- a CDS encoding DUF6461 domain-containing protein has protein sequence MTDGLRWVAEAYDFGYSLIFCEDLAPEEVLVRLGAWRESVLFPLTRQQAQEIEVRNSADEPYDLDFLEDLDVEAVEERGFLQRYADAIVRAGSIEGWAFAIQASTSYVCARDYLPVLSRGTRVIAVSRDINAVQRVEYAVDGSVLSSFDPGMNPAHNDGADPSAFPWPSSVSDSRQVLEHLETEFDLWVPKASENQLLLAAALSTR, from the coding sequence ATGACGGACGGACTCCGCTGGGTGGCCGAGGCGTACGACTTCGGTTACAGCCTCATCTTCTGCGAGGACCTCGCACCAGAGGAGGTACTCGTACGACTCGGTGCCTGGCGAGAGTCCGTCCTCTTCCCGCTGACACGACAGCAGGCCCAGGAGATCGAGGTCCGCAACTCGGCGGACGAGCCCTACGACCTCGACTTCCTGGAGGATTTGGACGTGGAGGCGGTGGAGGAGCGGGGGTTCCTCCAGCGTTACGCCGACGCCATCGTGCGAGCCGGGTCAATCGAGGGGTGGGCCTTCGCCATCCAGGCCTCCACCTCGTACGTCTGCGCCCGGGACTACCTTCCCGTACTCTCCCGGGGCACCCGCGTCATCGCCGTCAGCAGGGACATAAACGCCGTGCAGCGCGTGGAGTACGCGGTCGACGGCAGCGTCCTGTCCTCTTTCGATCCCGGGATGAACCCCGCCCACAACGACGGCGCTGATCCGTCGGCGTTCCCCTGGCCGTCGTCGGTTTCGGACTCAAGGCAGGTACTGGAGCACCTGGAAACCGAATTCGACCTGTGGGTACCCAAGGCCTCCGAGAACCAGCTGCTGCTGGCTGCGGCCTTGTCGACCCGGTGA
- a CDS encoding hydrolase has translation MTRTAKAGLEALLTPEESVLVLIDHQPFQFTNLNSHESTMIVNNVVGLAKAAKVFDVPTVLTTVIEGRGGYLIKGLQDVFPDQKPINRTLINTWQDRHVVDVVENTGRKKLIIAGLWTEVCVAMPALQALGEGYDVFVVTDASGGVTAEAHDMAVRRMVQAGVVPITWMAVASEWQRDWARESTAEALGPVLFDHGGASGIALTWELQLLATPTTDGAGA, from the coding sequence GTGACGCGCACCGCAAAGGCCGGACTCGAAGCACTGCTCACCCCCGAGGAGAGCGTCCTGGTGCTCATCGACCACCAGCCCTTCCAGTTCACCAATCTCAACAGCCACGAATCAACCATGATCGTCAACAACGTCGTCGGCCTGGCCAAGGCCGCGAAGGTGTTCGACGTCCCTACGGTGCTGACGACGGTGATAGAAGGACGCGGCGGCTACCTCATCAAGGGCCTCCAAGACGTCTTCCCGGACCAGAAGCCGATCAACCGCACGTTAATCAACACCTGGCAAGACCGTCACGTCGTCGATGTCGTGGAGAACACGGGGCGCAAGAAGCTGATCATTGCCGGGCTGTGGACGGAGGTCTGCGTCGCCATGCCCGCCCTCCAGGCGCTGGGTGAGGGGTACGACGTCTTCGTCGTCACGGACGCCAGCGGCGGGGTCACCGCCGAGGCGCACGACATGGCGGTGCGTCGCATGGTGCAGGCCGGCGTGGTACCCATCACCTGGATGGCCGTGGCCAGCGAGTGGCAGCGCGACTGGGCTCGCGAGTCAACGGCCGAGGCGCTCGGGCCGGTCCTCTTCGACCACGGTGGCGCCAGCGGGATCGCGCTCACCTGGGAGCTGCAGCTGCTGGCCACACCCACCACCGATGGTGCTGGTGCGTAG
- a CDS encoding AraC family transcriptional regulator: MADAIGLLRPRTVIGPSLLAAGEWALRFDTFLHVRIGGLVRGTCWLILEGHEPVLLQEGDTFMLGNPPPYVLASTLDASPRSAEQVWAGAEDGFVWIGPESEEDLYLCVGHIAFDDRNAALLTDLLPPLVIVRVGDPHGGRLAQLIDLLATEAGVAAAGGPLVQNHLAQILLVHMLRAHAGQTDRPTGWLGALNEDGIGAALRAVHADVAHSWSLKELAEISHMSRSAFAQAFKIHVGVPPLEYLIQWRMSLARDALARDTLSISELTRATGYLSESAFSTAFRRVVGSSPAQFRNQARQPPRSAANGS; the protein is encoded by the coding sequence GTGGCTGACGCGATCGGCCTGCTCCGGCCCCGCACGGTGATCGGGCCCAGTCTCCTGGCCGCGGGAGAGTGGGCTTTGCGCTTCGACACGTTCTTGCACGTGCGGATCGGGGGCCTCGTGCGCGGCACGTGCTGGTTGATCCTCGAAGGGCACGAGCCGGTACTCCTGCAGGAGGGTGACACCTTCATGCTGGGCAACCCGCCGCCCTACGTGCTGGCCAGCACGCTCGACGCGAGCCCGCGCTCTGCGGAGCAGGTGTGGGCGGGTGCCGAGGACGGGTTCGTGTGGATCGGCCCGGAGTCCGAGGAGGACCTCTACCTCTGCGTCGGGCACATCGCGTTCGACGACAGGAACGCGGCCCTCCTGACCGATCTTCTGCCGCCGCTCGTGATCGTCCGCGTGGGCGATCCTCATGGCGGGCGACTCGCGCAGCTGATCGATCTCCTGGCCACCGAGGCCGGGGTCGCCGCCGCCGGCGGCCCGCTGGTGCAGAACCACCTCGCGCAGATCCTGCTCGTGCACATGCTGCGTGCTCACGCCGGTCAAACAGACCGGCCCACAGGCTGGCTGGGCGCCCTGAACGAGGACGGCATCGGGGCCGCCCTGCGCGCCGTGCACGCGGACGTGGCCCACTCCTGGAGCCTCAAGGAGCTCGCCGAGATCAGCCACATGTCGCGTTCCGCGTTCGCCCAGGCCTTCAAGATCCACGTCGGGGTCCCGCCTCTGGAGTACCTGATCCAATGGCGCATGAGCCTCGCCCGCGACGCCCTCGCCCGCGACACTCTGTCGATCTCCGAGCTCACACGGGCCACGGGCTACCTGTCCGAGAGCGCGTTCAGCACCGCGTTCCGCCGCGTGGTCGGCTCATCGCCCGCACAGTTCCGGAACCAGGCACGGCAACCACCGCGCTCGGCCGCGAACGGAAGCTGA
- a CDS encoding carbonic anhydrase — protein MKALLDRARSFKRRVDFESGEYRKLAEGQFPEALFITCSDSRVIPALITGARPGEIFELRNAGNIVPPHDEHGAASGEAATIEYALEVLGVQDVVVCGHSHCGAMGALKHGADLSALPRVDAWLDLARPGLTSLLGNAVEPEDPALRDVVQMNVRNQLAALREYPTARQLLDAGRLRLHGWYYEIDTGQVHELDEDGLFRVHAS, from the coding sequence ATGAAGGCGTTGCTGGATCGCGCCCGGTCGTTCAAGCGTCGGGTCGATTTCGAGAGCGGTGAATACCGGAAGCTGGCCGAGGGGCAATTCCCTGAAGCCCTGTTCATCACCTGCTCGGACTCGCGGGTGATACCCGCTCTGATCACCGGAGCAAGGCCCGGCGAGATATTCGAGCTGCGCAATGCGGGCAATATCGTGCCGCCGCACGATGAGCACGGAGCGGCCTCCGGCGAGGCCGCCACCATCGAGTACGCACTGGAGGTGCTCGGCGTTCAGGACGTCGTGGTGTGTGGTCATTCCCACTGCGGCGCCATGGGGGCGCTGAAGCACGGCGCGGATCTGTCCGCGCTGCCGCGGGTGGACGCCTGGCTCGACCTCGCCCGGCCGGGACTCACCTCGCTGCTCGGGAACGCCGTCGAGCCCGAGGATCCGGCTCTGCGGGACGTCGTCCAGATGAACGTGCGCAATCAGTTGGCTGCCCTGCGCGAGTACCCGACGGCCCGTCAACTCCTCGATGCCGGGCGGCTTCGGCTGCACGGCTGGTACTACGAGATCGACACCGGCCAGGTCCATGAGCTGGACGAGGACGGTCTGTTCCGGGTGCACGCGTCATGA
- a CDS encoding sensor histidine kinase — protein MTRRLLLTYLSLATFVLLCLEIPLGIVYSRAERERIVNSAVDEAESVAAFAALSLSAGRKGELDKRVVHCAERIGGQVVVLDADGDLLAASHPLSDAEERELPSRTEVAAALDGTATSDVRTSTMGGVQYLSVAAPVVAPGGPQAAGDERARGAVRITLPTEMVADRVGRVWLLLAFTGCSALTAVAALAFAFARWAGRPIRQLEEATHQLADGGQATPVAVTSGPPEIRSLAAAFNRTAARLEHLLASQRAFAGEASHQLKTPLAALRLRLENLEPDTSQRARGSLAAAVTETDRLSRMVEGLLAMARLEDSAAAPGPVDVGEICAERHRTWAPLFARHDVSLVLFAGSVGKVLAIPGAAEQILDNLLSNALRHSPSGSTVSMELRLSAPARRHPLHHLHHLRDTRASWVDLHVTDEGPGMSPEQRSRAFDRFWRAPGAPKGGTGLGLSLVQRLAHASGGEATLHAAATGGLDAVVRLPSAQSHEPLAEKPGPRRREAPALPA, from the coding sequence ATGACCCGCCGTCTGCTGCTGACCTACCTCAGCCTCGCCACCTTCGTCCTGCTGTGCCTGGAGATCCCGCTGGGGATCGTCTACTCGCGGGCCGAGCGGGAACGGATCGTCAACTCCGCCGTCGACGAGGCCGAGTCGGTGGCCGCGTTCGCCGCGCTGTCCCTCTCGGCCGGGCGGAAGGGCGAGCTCGACAAGCGGGTCGTCCACTGCGCCGAGCGTATCGGCGGACAGGTGGTCGTCCTCGACGCGGACGGCGATCTGTTGGCCGCCTCGCATCCGCTGTCCGATGCGGAGGAACGCGAACTTCCGTCGCGTACCGAAGTGGCCGCCGCACTCGACGGCACGGCCACCAGCGATGTCCGTACGTCCACCATGGGCGGCGTGCAGTACCTGTCCGTCGCCGCCCCGGTCGTCGCGCCCGGCGGGCCTCAGGCAGCGGGCGACGAGCGGGCGCGGGGCGCGGTGCGGATCACGCTGCCCACGGAGATGGTCGCCGACCGGGTCGGCCGGGTGTGGCTGCTGCTGGCGTTCACCGGATGCTCGGCGCTGACCGCCGTCGCCGCGCTGGCCTTCGCGTTCGCCCGGTGGGCCGGGCGTCCCATCCGTCAACTCGAGGAGGCCACACACCAGTTGGCCGACGGAGGCCAGGCGACTCCGGTGGCGGTCACCTCCGGTCCGCCGGAAATACGCAGCCTGGCGGCGGCCTTCAACCGGACCGCCGCCCGCCTCGAACACCTCCTGGCCTCGCAACGCGCCTTCGCCGGCGAGGCCTCGCACCAGCTGAAGACCCCGCTCGCGGCCCTGCGGCTACGGCTGGAGAACCTGGAGCCCGACACGTCGCAGCGCGCGAGGGGCAGCCTCGCCGCCGCCGTGACCGAGACGGACCGGCTGTCGCGGATGGTCGAGGGACTGCTGGCGATGGCCCGCCTCGAGGACAGCGCGGCGGCTCCGGGCCCGGTCGACGTGGGCGAGATCTGCGCGGAGCGGCACCGGACGTGGGCGCCGTTGTTCGCGCGGCACGATGTCTCGCTCGTACTGTTCGCGGGCAGCGTGGGCAAGGTGCTCGCGATTCCGGGAGCGGCGGAGCAGATCCTGGACAACCTGCTCTCCAACGCCCTGCGGCACTCACCGTCCGGCAGCACCGTGTCGATGGAGCTCCGCCTCTCGGCACCCGCCCGCCGGCATCCCCTGCACCATCTCCACCACCTCCGCGACACCCGCGCGTCCTGGGTCGACCTGCACGTCACGGACGAGGGCCCCGGCATGAGCCCCGAACAGCGAAGCCGCGCCTTCGACCGCTTCTGGCGCGCCCCCGGAGCCCCCAAGGGCGGCACCGGCCTGGGCCTCTCCCTGGTCCAGCGCCTCGCCCATGCCAGCGGCGGCGAGGCAACCCTGCACGCGGCGGCCACCGGCGGCCTGGACGCGGTGGTCCGTCTCCCATCTGCGCAATCGCACGAGCCGCTGGCCGAAAAACCCGGGCCCCGCCGCCGCGAGGCCCCGGCGCTGCCCGCCTGA
- a CDS encoding alpha/beta fold hydrolase, giving the protein MGYITVGTENSTPVELYYEDQGSGQPVVLIHGYPLNGHSWERQTRELLAQGYRVITYDRRGFGQSSKVNSGYDYDTFAADLNTVLETLDLQDVVLVGFSMGTGELARYVSRYGHERVAKLAFLASLEPFLVARDDNPGGVPQEVFDGIAATAKADRYAWFKQFYADFYNLDENLGTRISEEVVTGSWNVAIRSAPVAAYAVVPAWIEDFRADVEAVRASGKPALILHGTKDNILPIDATGRRFHKALPEADYVEVEGAPHGLLWTHADEVNTALRDFLSK; this is encoded by the coding sequence ATGGGTTACATCACCGTCGGCACGGAGAACAGTACGCCGGTCGAGCTCTACTACGAGGATCAGGGTTCTGGGCAGCCGGTCGTCCTGATCCACGGCTACCCACTGAACGGGCACAGCTGGGAGCGTCAGACGCGCGAGCTGCTGGCCCAGGGCTATCGGGTCATCACCTATGACCGTCGGGGCTTCGGCCAGTCGTCGAAGGTGAACTCCGGTTACGACTACGACACCTTCGCCGCTGACCTGAACACGGTTCTTGAGACCCTCGACCTGCAGGATGTCGTCCTTGTCGGTTTCTCAATGGGCACCGGGGAACTCGCCCGCTACGTGAGTCGCTACGGTCATGAGCGTGTCGCGAAGCTCGCCTTCCTCGCCTCGCTCGAGCCGTTTCTCGTCGCCCGCGACGACAACCCCGGCGGGGTGCCGCAGGAGGTCTTCGACGGCATCGCCGCGACCGCGAAGGCGGATCGGTACGCCTGGTTCAAGCAGTTCTACGCGGACTTCTACAACCTCGACGAGAACCTCGGCACGCGTATCAGCGAGGAGGTCGTGACCGGTAGCTGGAACGTCGCGATCCGCAGCGCTCCGGTGGCTGCGTACGCTGTGGTACCGGCATGGATCGAGGACTTCCGCGCCGACGTCGAGGCGGTCCGCGCGAGCGGCAAGCCCGCACTGATCCTGCACGGTACAAAGGACAACATCCTCCCGATCGACGCCACTGGGCGCCGATTCCACAAGGCACTCCCCGAGGCCGACTACGTCGAGGTCGAAGGAGCGCCGCACGGCCTGCTCTGGACCCACGCCGACGAGGTCAACACCGCGCTCCGCGACTTCCTCTCGAAGTGA
- a CDS encoding response regulator transcription factor, which yields MGVRVLLIEDDETIAEPLTEGLRHFGLTVSHVATGADGLRGPHGDVVLLDLGLPDLDGIDVCRGIRQTSDVPIIILSARGEEADRVLGLELGADDYLAKPFSIRELVARIRAVTRRLHRTGPGTGTPGDATPAAGTYVGPAAGTYTPDPYAAQSATYDPNAYEPAAPYETAVPAAYDRGAYEPPRYEQSPPEPGEPAGDARAPGPLVVDRRTRQVWVGEVPVPLTPKEFELLALLAEDPGAVYSRQQILNRVWDTHYQGPTKTLDVHVATLRRKLGDTAWIQTLRGVGFRLAVRTAGQPTGRERGGQGDAPDSPGTSEEAAVS from the coding sequence ATGGGCGTACGAGTGCTGCTCATCGAGGACGACGAGACGATCGCCGAACCGCTGACCGAGGGCCTGCGCCACTTCGGGCTGACGGTCAGCCATGTCGCCACCGGCGCCGACGGGTTGAGAGGGCCGCACGGCGATGTCGTCCTGCTCGACCTGGGCCTGCCCGACCTGGACGGCATCGACGTCTGCCGCGGCATCCGCCAGACCTCCGACGTCCCCATCATCATCCTCAGCGCGCGCGGCGAGGAGGCCGACCGCGTACTGGGCCTGGAACTCGGCGCGGACGACTACCTGGCGAAACCGTTCAGCATCCGCGAACTCGTCGCCCGCATCCGCGCCGTGACGCGACGGCTGCACCGCACGGGGCCGGGGACGGGGACGCCGGGAGACGCAACTCCCGCGGCTGGTACGTACGTTGGTCCCGCAGCCGGTACGTACACGCCTGATCCGTACGCAGCCCAGTCGGCGACGTACGATCCGAACGCGTACGAACCTGCCGCCCCGTACGAAACTGCCGTCCCCGCCGCTTACGACCGTGGCGCCTACGAACCGCCCAGGTACGAGCAGTCCCCGCCCGAACCCGGCGAGCCGGCGGGTGACGCCCGGGCGCCCGGACCGCTTGTGGTGGACCGGCGGACGCGGCAGGTCTGGGTGGGCGAGGTGCCGGTGCCGCTCACGCCCAAGGAGTTCGAGCTGCTGGCGCTGCTCGCCGAGGACCCCGGCGCGGTGTACTCGCGGCAGCAGATCCTCAACCGGGTCTGGGACACGCACTATCAGGGCCCGACCAAGACCCTGGACGTACATGTCGCCACCCTGCGCCGCAAGTTGGGCGACACGGCGTGGATCCAGACCCTGCGCGGGGTGGGGTTCCGGCTCGCCGTACGGACCGCGGGGCAGCCGACCGGCCGGGAGCGCGGCGGCCAGGGCGACGCCCCCGACAGCCCAGGCACCTCCGAGGAGGCCGCGGTGTCATGA
- a CDS encoding LAETG motif-containing sortase-dependent surface protein, whose amino-acid sequence MNLFRRPAAVAVAALALAALPTTAVAHDGDHPFKNCPEAYENGYSNIREGDEHYGGHLDRDKDGVGCDKPPAGFVPAEDTNTGGEDESTGDEDAGAGADESNGTDDTAGDQGTDLAATGGSSATPYLAGGGAAVLLAGGGVLLAARKRRTTR is encoded by the coding sequence ATGAACCTGTTCCGCAGACCTGCCGCCGTGGCCGTCGCCGCCCTGGCGCTGGCCGCCCTGCCGACCACCGCCGTGGCCCATGACGGCGACCACCCGTTCAAGAACTGCCCCGAGGCGTACGAGAACGGGTACTCCAACATCCGCGAGGGCGACGAGCACTACGGCGGCCACCTCGACCGCGACAAGGACGGCGTCGGCTGCGACAAGCCGCCTGCGGGCTTCGTCCCGGCCGAGGACACGAACACCGGCGGCGAAGACGAGAGCACCGGAGACGAGGACGCGGGCGCCGGAGCCGACGAGTCCAACGGAACGGACGACACCGCGGGCGACCAGGGCACCGACCTGGCCGCGACGGGCGGCAGCAGCGCGACCCCCTACCTCGCGGGCGGCGGCGCGGCCGTCCTGCTCGCCGGGGGTGGCGTACTGCTGGCGGCCCGCAAGCGCCGTACGACCCGCTGA
- a CDS encoding glutaminase yields MRSIIPDYLAEVVGDVESDTSGELAGYIPELAAADPERLGAAFAMIGGEVYGAGDIDIEFTVQSISKPFAYALALSDRGFDPVLAKVGVEPSGEAFNEISLESDTGRPLNPMINAGAITVHSLTGAEDLNPAERVERVLHGLSAFAGRRLRMDEAVCASEMENAHRNLAIAHMLRSHNVLTEDPRPIVDGYTRQCSVLVTTRDLAMMAATLANRGINPLSGEQVVPEPVVRQVLSVMFSCGMYDAAGDWATQVGIPAKSGVAGGLIGALPGQIGIATFSPRLDSHGNSVRGISLFERFSSDMGLHVMEVPAAARAVVRSHHVVGSGPNALRVLQLQGGIGFAGAERVVQEAEDISPSDVRVALDLTRVYSIDDVARRVLLEVARRLTLNGHEVYLVDPESIMPDPDPGDGGRVTVVDDVDHADSHTATAGGGQIG; encoded by the coding sequence ATGCGGTCAATCATTCCCGACTATTTGGCCGAGGTAGTGGGAGATGTGGAGTCGGACACGTCCGGAGAGCTGGCGGGATACATTCCTGAGCTCGCAGCAGCGGACCCCGAGCGCCTCGGGGCGGCCTTTGCCATGATTGGCGGAGAGGTCTATGGTGCCGGTGACATCGATATCGAGTTCACAGTCCAATCGATCTCCAAGCCGTTCGCATATGCGTTGGCCCTGTCTGATCGCGGATTCGACCCTGTGCTCGCCAAAGTCGGTGTCGAGCCGTCCGGAGAGGCGTTCAACGAGATCTCTCTCGAAAGTGATACCGGGCGCCCTCTTAATCCCATGATCAACGCCGGCGCGATCACCGTACACTCACTGACCGGCGCGGAGGACCTGAATCCGGCAGAGCGTGTGGAACGTGTGCTCCACGGCCTCTCGGCGTTCGCCGGTCGTCGACTGAGGATGGATGAGGCGGTATGTGCGTCAGAGATGGAGAACGCGCACCGCAACCTCGCCATTGCGCACATGCTCCGCAGTCACAACGTCCTCACCGAGGATCCCAGGCCCATCGTGGACGGCTATACCCGCCAGTGTTCCGTGCTCGTCACCACGCGAGATCTGGCCATGATGGCCGCGACGTTGGCCAACCGTGGGATAAACCCTCTCTCGGGTGAGCAGGTGGTGCCGGAACCGGTGGTGCGTCAGGTGCTGAGCGTCATGTTCAGCTGTGGAATGTATGACGCCGCTGGTGACTGGGCGACCCAGGTCGGTATTCCGGCAAAGAGCGGGGTGGCCGGGGGCCTGATCGGCGCGCTTCCCGGGCAGATCGGCATTGCCACTTTCTCACCACGACTGGATAGTCACGGGAACAGCGTTCGCGGGATTTCACTGTTCGAACGATTCTCTTCCGACATGGGTCTGCATGTGATGGAGGTCCCCGCCGCTGCGCGTGCCGTCGTGCGGTCCCACCATGTCGTTGGCAGCGGACCGAACGCGCTCCGGGTCCTGCAACTGCAAGGTGGCATCGGCTTTGCCGGAGCCGAGAGAGTTGTTCAGGAAGCCGAGGACATTTCGCCTTCGGACGTCAGGGTGGCTTTGGACCTGACAAGGGTCTACTCGATCGACGACGTGGCACGGCGCGTGCTGCTGGAGGTCGCACGCCGGCTGACGCTGAATGGTCACGAGGTCTACCTCGTCGACCCAGAATCGATCATGCCCGATCCCGATCCCGGCGATGGTGGCCGAGTCACAGTCGTAGACGACGTCGATCACGCTGACTCGCACACGGCGACCGCGGGAGGAGGTCAGATCGGTTGA